TTATTCCTGCCCGCTTTCTGTTTGAACGATATTAACAAACTCTTTTCCGGTTCTTTCTTTGTAAGAGCCGAAAAATCAGCCACCGTCATATGCCTACGAGACGGCGTATATGGTTTAAATCTCTTCAATGGCATATTTTCTTACTCCTAAACGAGTTCTATTTTTTCACCCGGCCGAAGGGTAACAATGGCTTTTTTCCAATTTGCCTTTTTTCCCATCTGACGAGTTCTAAAAGTTCTTCTTGTTTTCCCTTTATAATTCATGGTGTTCACACTCACCACATGAACACCGGGAAACATTTCTTCAATAGCTCTTTTTATTTGAATTTTGTTCGCCTTAGAATCAACCCGAAATGTATACTGATTCGCTTTTGCCGTCTGTATTTGCGACTCTTCTGTTATAACGGGCTTCTTAATTATGTGATAAACTTCCTGACTCATGATAATCTTTCCTCCAATGAAGGAATGGCTTCTTCCTGAATGTATATTTTATATGCCCATAACACATCGTATGCATTAACATCCATCGCAGTTTTTACCTCAACATTAGGAATATTCCGGGTAGAGAGAAGCAGATTCTTATCAATATCCTGTGTGATAAACAGCGTCTTCTTTTTCTCCGGATTAATTCGAGCTAATACTTCCGCAACTGCTTTGGTTTTTATCTGTTCAACTTTTAAACCTGCGATTCCGAAAAGTCGCTGATTTCTTAGCCGGTCACTTAGCGAACTACACAATGCTAATCGCTTCATCTTCACCGGCACATCAATACGATAATCCCGCGGGCGAGGACCGAAAACTATACCACCTCCTCGCATTTGTGGTTCTCGAATACTTCCATGGCGGGCATTTCCTGTCCCTTTTTGACGGTATGGCTTTTTACCTCCGCCACTAACTTCACCACGGTTCTTCGTTTTATGTTGT
The window above is part of the Candidatus Hydrogenedens sp. genome. Proteins encoded here:
- the rplD gene encoding 50S ribosomal protein L4, translating into MAVIPVIDTQGQLQYEREVKAEVFDAPIRETLVYEVVKALRSSLHTGQHKTKNRGEVSGGGKKPYRQKGTGNARHGSIREPQMRGGGIVFGPRPRDYRIDVPVKMKRLALCSSLSDRLRNQRLFGIAGLKVEQIKTKAVAEVLARINPEKKKTLFITQDIDKNLLLSTRNIPNVEVKTAMDVNAYDVLWAYKIYIQEEAIPSLEERLS
- the rplW gene encoding 50S ribosomal protein L23, whose amino-acid sequence is MSQEVYHIIKKPVITEESQIQTAKANQYTFRVDSKANKIQIKRAIEEMFPGVHVVSVNTMNYKGKTRRTFRTRQMGKKANWKKAIVTLRPGEKIELV